In Citrus sinensis cultivar Valencia sweet orange chromosome 3, DVS_A1.0, whole genome shotgun sequence, the sequence ACAGTTTACAAGTAACTCAAATGAAACACTTGGTGTGCAAGTTTTAAAGTCTCGTGGATTCTTCCCACATGCATATTGGTATTGGCTTGGATTGGGGGCTACAATTGGTTTTGTACTATTGTTCAACATCGGTTTCACCCTGTCTCTTACTTTTCTCAACCGTGGGTGTCTCTGCCTTCTTTACTTTAACTACTACTTTTAAAGAAGCGAGTTTATGTTGTAATTTTGTGCGAATATATATGTGCAGAATTTGAGAAGCCTCGGGCTGTTATATCAGATGAATCTGAAAGTAATGATCTTGGTAACAGAATTGGAGGAACAGCGCAATTATCAACCCATGGAAGTAACTCCAGTCACAAAACTTGCTCAGGTGATGAagctgtttttatttttttgacaagTACCAGATATTTTGTAAGTGCCTTTTGATGCTAactatttatgttaacaagtAGAGAGTGAAGACATTACAGTGAAAGACTCCTTTTCCCAGTTGTTATCCCAGAGAGAAGTCACTGTTGGTGCAATTCAACCGAAGAAAAGAGGAATGGTGCTTCCATTTGAACCACATTCCCTCACCTTTGATGAAGTTACATACTCTGTTGACATGCCAAAGGtaacattaatattaaaaccAATGAAAGTATGGATGATATCTTGATTCAATACATTGTAGTCCAGACATGACAACTAATTGGCTCAGTTTTAACATTTCTAGGAAATGAAACTTCAAGGTATTCTTGAAGACAAATTGATGCTTCTAAATGGTGTGAGCGGTGCTTTCAGGCCAGGTGTTCTTACAGCTTTAATGGGCGTCAGTGGCGCTGGTAAAACCACTTTGATGGATGTGTTGGCTGGTAGGAAAACAGGTGGATACATTACTGGGAACATAACAATATCTGGTTACCCAAAGAAACAAGAAACATTTACTCGCATTTCGGGATACTGTGAGCAAAACGACATTCACTCTCCTTTTGTTACTGTATATGAGTCCTTGCTCTACTCAGCCTGGCTTCGTTTACCACCTGAAGTTGATTCTGAAACCCAAAAGGTTTGTACTTAAATTGCCTGGAGCGTTGCATCATTGAGACAGTTGATTCCCTGAATATATTTTTGGGTGTGGTCATACTAGTTTATAGTTTAACCCTTTGGTTTACAGATGTTTATTGAGGAAATCATGGAGCTTGTGGAGCTGAACCCATTGAGACAATCACTGGTTGGTTTGCCTGGTGAGAGTGGTCTGTCAACAGAGCAGCGTAAGAGGCTAACCATTGCAGTTGAACTAGTGGCTAACCCGTCCATCATATTTATGGATGAGCCAACCTCAGGGCTGGATGCAAGGGCCGCTGCTATTGTAATGAGGACTGTCAGAAACACGGTAGACACTGGAAGAACAGTAGTGTGCACCATTCATCAACCAAGCATTGATATATTTGAATCTTTTGATGAGgtaagaaaaatgttaatactgtatcatttttttgttttcctttcttttcctGAGTGCTATCAGCATTATTTAACAATGGATTGCAGCTGTTCCTAATGAAGCGAGGGGGACAAGAGATTTATGTTGGGCCATTGGGTCGCCATTCTTGCCATCTTATACGCTATTTTGAAGTATGACCCTCGTGTTTACATTAGAAATCTTACttgatataatattaaaattgactTGCATAATTTACATTATGAAAGCATCTGCAATATGATACCTTTACCTTTATGAAGGGAATTCCCGGAGTAGAAATTATTAAGGATGGCTACAATCCGGCGACCTGGATGTTGGAAGTTACAGCTAAATCGCAAGAATTAACTTTGGAGATTGATtttactgatatttacaaaggCTCCGAATTATACAGGTACATAACCTGTAAACCAAAATCCATTCACCACTTTGCCAGTGAATTTGTTTAGCTAAGGATTGATGCTGATGTATGTCATGTGTGCATCAGGAGAAACAAAGCACTCATTGAAGAATTAAGCAGGCCTGCTCCGGGTTCAAAGGACCTCTATTTTCCTACTCACTACACTCAGTCATTTTTCATGCAATGTGTGGCTTGCTTGTGGAAACAACACTGGTCATACTGGCGAAATCCACCATACACTGCCGTTAGATTTCTTTTTACGACCGTCATAGCTTTGACATTTGGAACAATGTTCTGGGACATGGGCACTAAAATGTGAGTTACAACAAGGACTCTTTAAAATCTATGTAATTACATTGCAGCTTGATATGTCTTCCatactaaattttgaaattttaattcctAGGAAAAGGAACCAAGATCTGTTCAATGCAATGGGTTCCATGTATACTGCTGTATTCTTCCTCGGTGCTCAATATTGTTCATCAGTGCAGCCAGTAGTCGCTGTTGAAAGGGCAGTATTTTGCAGAGAAAAAGGAGCTGGAATGTATTCTGCCATGCCATATGCATTTGCACAAGTACTCTTTTTTACTCAttatctatttgttttaattttcaaagcaACTGTGTTTCTTTACTGAtgttctattttcttttctgcaGGTTATGATTGAGATACCTTACATATTTGTTCTGTCAGCAGTGTATGGTATTATAGTCTATGCCATGATTGGATTCGAATGGATAGCCGCCAAGTTCTTTTGgtatttgttcttcatgttCTTCAGTTTATTGTACTTCACCTTCTATGGCATGATGACTGTGGCTATGACACCAAACCACCACATTGCTGCCATTGTTTCGATTTTATTTTACGGGTTGTGGAATGTCTTTTCCGGGTTTGTTATCCCCAGAACGGTAAgtatattgttttcaattttcccATTTCTAATTTAGATGCTGGATATCATTgcttattagaaaatttttagcTAATTGTTTCCTTATCTTTTAACTTTAGATACTAGATAGATTTCACAGTTTACTGAAACTTTGTAGCTATTGTTTCTCCTTGTCTTTCAACTTGTCAAACAACAGAGGATTCCTCTGTGGTGGAGATGGTACTATTGGGCAAACCCTGTAGCTTGGACCATGTATGGATTGGTTGCTTCACAGTTTGGAGATGTAGAGGACAAAATGGAAAGTGGTGAAACAGTGAAACAGTTTGTGAGaagttattttgatttcaaacATGATTTTCTAGGAGTAGTTGCAGTTGTTGTTGCAGCCTTTGCAGTGCTGTTTGGAGTGCTCTTCGCAGTAGGAATTAAGAGGTTTAATTTCCAGAATCGATAggaattcaatttcatttttgagATCAAGTCCGCTTAATGAAAAAGTAATGCCACCAAACATTCTAAGGCACGAAGGGGAATAGGGGTGCAGGTGCCTTGGCTAGTCTTGGTTGGCAATTTCCTCCCCAGTGTTATAAAAGGGGGCTGTCAGGATTTTGtaaggtttttaaaaaattatatcgaTAGTTATGggaattgattaaaataatagctTTTTCATATTATGTTTGTACCCAGTATTAATTGGTGTCACTTAGAAACTGGTTTTGAAGATTGCTTGGAGAAGCTATCAGCATAGTTTTCAAAGAATGGATAAATTatgaatcaaataaaataagaaatcgACAACGCACTCAcacagcaaaaaaaaatttgtttttgtatgTTTATTAGTATTTATTCTTTGATGTTTATAGCCCAGTTTATACATTTGATCTGTAATAGCTGTCGCTGCACTTGATCGGTGGTCAATATTCACTGCTGAATAAGACAATGAAGATAAGATCTTTATGAATCTCTGCTGATTTAGCTCACAATTTCGAGTTAACAGCTTTCCCACCAAGCCACAACTCGTTGAGGCATTTCGTCAAACACTCTGCAGTTTTCAGCAAAAATCTTTGTTTTTAACACGAAAGAGGTAAAAGTGCTCATACTCAATTTAGTCATGGGGAAGGATCGGTGCCCCCTTAGCATTACACAAGTTCttatatcaattttaaatcattatattaaagatgaataaatgatTAAGATTGAAAACTTCGAGAAAACAAATTGTCATAAGGTTTTTCGCgatgagaaattttaaaatacattaaagGTACTATGTCATTTTATAACAAGCAAATAATGGTATAAcatgtattatttattttaaaaaaccacATACAATTGATGGctgtattaaatttatttacacatatCATACATacattaattgattatattacctctaatatattctaaaattccACGTTGGCTCAAAAATACTAATGCAATGGGATTAGCATAAGGATGGATTATATAATAACACTTCAATGTTAAAACACCGGGACTGTTTACTCAGCTGTTGAGTGTTAAAGTCATTTTTCTACTTAATGAATATTGCCAtgaacttttataaatttatgtaatCATAACCGCCTCTACCATACCATTCCATTTATGCTGTTagataaaacataaaaatatacttaATCACTTGATACATAATCAATAGCCATTTATAATAAGCGACACTGCTCTGTCAAAATTAACTAAAGCACAATATTTCTGTGCAGGAATTTCTATTACCGTTGAACTCACCAGAAGAGAGAAAAGCACTTGTTGGTTTTTGGTTGGTTTTGAATGGACGGTAGTCAGGATATTTTCATGGGCAGTACTAGCTTGTATAGAAGCACTTCTACATGGGGAACAAATTCTCGAGGTGGTTTTCCGAGGTCTTCAAGAATAAGAGAAGGAGATGACGAGGTGGAAACTCTAAAACGGGCTGCTCTTGAGAAATTGCCTACTTATAATCGTTTGAGGAAAGGGATATTAACTACTTCACGAGGGGAAGCTGTGGAAGTTTGATGTTTCAAATCTTGGACCGCAAGAAAGGCAAAAGTTGATCTTTAAATTGGTGAAAGATACTGATATTGATAATGAGAAGTTCTTGTTGAAGCTCAAAGACCGCGTTGataggtaaatttttttttcccccatttTTCAGCAGCTCCAAGCGCCTTGGCTAGTCAAGAATGTGATTCAGGAAGGGCAAGGTCAAACaacaatataatacaattttttttaacaaaaataataagtagcAGAATTTGAACTTTATTGCAAAAGAAGAGAATAAGTTGCAaagaaatcttaatttttgtacGGAATGAAGGAAATATGAAAGTAAGCGTATATAACTCGTGGTGGGCAGAAGTGAAtcggatttaaaaaaaaaaagtagtcaatttgattcaattttttcagTTTCAGTCCggttattttcaaaaattgatttttttttaagcgtTATAATCGACTACTAAATATTGGTTTGGTTattgattcaaaattttagaattgaaaaaaaagttgaactttttggtaattttaagaaattaaacatttgtcatattattattggtgcacatattaataaaataaaaatataaataaacatatggaaaattttaaaaaaataaaaataaaaccaaaccgattggttttggtttttgaaTTCGCTTAAAATCAAAGCCGAATCGATCCGAATTTTTTAGTTCGAACCAAACCGATGCCACCTCTAAgcataatgaaattaaatattgttgatgcgagattccggttctcctcgttctacgatcaggatctctgctcgatcaacttcgtcacgaccaggaggtctcctcgccaggcttcttctccagaggtccctgcgtacacagataagtcagagtacgccggttgttttcccggcgcaaaccctccgacgctcaagtcagatatgaaggttcgggaaaagcttgccacaggtcttatggcgttttttgtggttttctcttctttttaggTTTTTCCTCTTCTAATCTCCAGAAtgccaacccttttaccttcgttggctacctttttataggcttcctctgaatctcagtcttccgctcttttcgagacggtatgggactccaactgctgcgttatgggcaaaacatgggatctagcgtgttacgccacggttcaggggaaagcgtggctgccatggctctgtgagaccttgcgtgttacgccacggttctggggaaagtgtggctgtcatggttctgtgagatcttgcgtgttacgtcgcggttctggggaaagcgtggctgttgtgcctagattctcgtgctggagagcacgtcttgccaactgccgtcgaccgggtctcctcgcctctcgatctctagccggaatggccttatgcctcttataggaaattggcctcgcggacgacaacatcgtggacgagcaggatatttctgctcctgttcttccacgcaccaggctttaacggaacacaccggttcgcagaactccgccatcagatatctgctcgtcattcctggtcccttcgacgcatttatcccaaacagtatccctcccaaacaccggtcccccagtttctggtgttgggtaatgtagtggaccagcagtagaaactcgatagtactcgctcgcgtgggattggaaaaggctgccaggagtcatgtcgcatttaattgcggacgaggtgacgtggcagacatccccccctccatttgaatttcaaaccgacgGTTACGAGATCCTCGGGATTCGGCGCAGTTATATGCTGGCAACCCAAGAGTCCGTCCTCATTTGGAAAGCCAAATCCTCTCGAACGGCATATTCACCATTCACTCTGTCTCCGTCTACGTCTCTGTTTCTCCAGTAAAGAAGTTCCGGCACAAAGCCCCCCCCTCCTTGCCTTTCTCCGATTGAAGCGGTACTTCAGGTATTACTTCTCTCTCCTCGGTCTTGAATAGTTTGTAGataacttcttttttctttcgttTGGGTAGTAGTTGGTGGTGTTGCGGTTAGAGTTTAGGGAATGTCGAAAGGCAAAGAGAAGGTCGTTGAGGTTGATGACGACGAGTTGGACTTCCTGCCTAGTCTGCTCACCAATCCCGCCTTTGACCCCGAGGTCCCCTTAGAGCCTGTTAGGCCTAGTGTCAGGACTAGTGCTAGGAGCATGTCTCCCCAAACGACCTCTACAAGCGGGAGTAATGGTGAGGATGGATCTTCTGACTCCGAGGATACTTTGAGTGGGGGTCGAGGAGATGATTCTGGTGAGGCGTCCCCATCGGGGGCGCCGCGACCAGAGGGGAGGAGTACAATAGGAGGTAGAGCCATATCGCGGGATTATGCTATTGATTACATGACGTGCACGACCACGTTTGATGAGCTCGAGGACCTCCGGCTGAGGTATAGCATTCCTGGCGAGATACCTCTCAAGGTCCCGGGAAAGAAGGATGCTCCCAGCCGGCCTCCTACGGGATATGTTACCCAGTATCTGGACAGCTTTAAGTACGGGCTGAGGTGTCCCTTGCAACCTTACTTTGCCCGGATACTTAACGGGCTAAATCTAGCTCCTGGTCAGCTGAATCCCAACGGGTGGAGAGTgctctctggtctgttcatattgtgggacagatgttgccaaagcgagcccacggttgatgaggtgaagcacCTGTACCAGCTAAAGAGCAGCTCCAAAGATGCCGGCTGGTACTACTTCCAATCTAGCACCAAGAGCAGGAAACCTATAACCGACCTCCctactggtggtggtgggaattggaagagaaagttcttttttgctgggggtccTTGGGGTCAGGTCGCACAAATAGACGGGAAGGATTATCGGGTCCCACCCCGTTTCACGGTCCCAGGTTGCATGCTCGCTCCAGATGCCTTGTATCCATAATTGTTCTTGTTTCATTGGCTTGTTTCTAACCAAGTGTCTGTTTATGTTGTAGTTTCTTGGGGCGTTCATTTCCCACTCCGACCCGGCCCGCTCAAACGGGTTGAGGCTGTGCTAGTCAATTCCTGCTCGAGCCGGGAACTGATATCCACATACAACTTGCTCGAGTCTCGCTTGATACTTCCTGGCCATAGGATGGAGGACGCTGTGATTGGGGCTCTGACCCGAAAACGTTCTCGACCTCCGACCACGAAGAGGGACGAGAGTAAGGATGCCCCTACCGCGAAGCGGGCCAACATCGTGCAGCAGGCCCCACCCTTGAAGATTTTACCTCCGGCTCCTGTAGAAGTCGGGGAAGCTAGTGGAGTAGCCACAGATCCTGCTACCTCTTCTCCTCCTGTCGGGCCTCGACTTCGCTTACCGGACAGCCGAGCAGAACATCTGGTCCCTTACCTCAATGAGTTAACTAAATCCGTGAGCAAGAGGGACCTGGAGGCCTTTGACGGCCGCACCTTGGGTGAGCTGGTGGGGCCCATGCAGCATAGCGCTTTCCACCTCAGCTGCATGACCACCTATTACAAGGCTAAGGTTGGCCGCTACGAccggaagatgaaggaggatATCCAATCGGCGACGAACAGAGCTGACGTTGCCGAGAAGAAAGCAGGGGAGCTGAATCTCGAGAATCTGAAGCTGATAGAGCAAGAATCacttgctcaagcaaaagccattacCCTCGAGGAGGAGTTTACCAAGGTCAAAGAGGATCTGCAAAGGCAGAAGGCTATGTATGAGGCTCAGCTCGAGTCTCTCCGTGACTCCCACCGAGCTCAGGTCgagaacttggagagggaggccgacaaccagtacgaccagggactCCGGCATTCCTATCGTTGCATCATGGCCGTCCTCGGGAAGCAACACCCTGACCTCaagatggatgaccttgcAGCTGGCGTTGCTCGGCATATGGATGAGGAGGCGGCCAAGGAAGATGCCGAGGGGGTGGAGCCGATCGTGATTGAGGAGGAAAACTCTCCTCCTCGTGGAGTCCCTGTTGAAGTTGGCGAGGCGAGCACCCCCCCGGACGCAACTGGCGATACCCCCCCCGCACCTGAGGAGGTCCAGCCAACCGATGCTGCTCGGCTCACAGATCCGCCgtctttttgatatatttcttttgttgtaatGGACAATGTTCATGAAGATTATCCCCTCTGTTAATCATTAACcaattaataaggatattttttgattactttcttgtgttgtaattatgagttaatttttgtttgagaATCTGCTTGTCTCTGTCTAGACGAGCGGATTCCGGCTTGGCTCATGGTTTTTGCCACATGCCTCCGAAGATTCTTTAATGCTTGGGATTcggctcgccttctcgtggtcgagcagatcctggtatgcttggggattctgctcgccatctcgtggtcgagcagatcctggtatgcttggggattctgaTCGCCTTcgcgtggccgagcagatcctggcatgcttggcttctgtctcgccataagacaggctctgagacttggcgagcctttgcatgccttaggattttctttaaacgatttggattctgctgccttctcgtggccgagcagatcccggcatgcttggcttctgtctcgccataagacaggctctgagacttggcgagcctttgcatgccttaggattttctttaaacgatttggattctgctgccttctcgtggccgagcagatcctagcatgcttggcttctgtctcgccataagataggctctgagacttggcgagcctttgcatgccttaggattttctttaaacgatttggattctgctgccttctcgtggccgagcagatcccggcatgcttggcttctgtctcgccataagacaggctctgagacttggcgagcctttgcatgccttaggattttctttaaacgatttggattctgctgccttctcgtggccgagcagatcccggcatgcttggcttctgcctcgccataagacaggctctgagacttggcgagcctttgcatgccttaggattttctttaaacgatttggattctgctgccttctcgtggccgagcagatcccggcatgcttggcttctgtctcgccataagacaggctctgagacttggcgagcctttgcatgccttaggattttctttaaacgatttggattctgctgccttctcgtggtcgagcagatcccggcatgcttggcttctgtctcgccataagacaggctctgagacttggcgagcctttgcatgccttaggattttctttaaacgatttggattctgctgccttctcgtggccgagcagatcccggcatgcttggcttctgtctcgccataagacaggccctgagacttggcgagcctttgcatgccttaggattttctttaaacgatttggattctgctgccttctcgtggccgagcagatcccggcatgcttggcttctgtctcgccataagacaggctctgagacttggcgagcctttgcatgccttaggattttctttaaacgatttggattctgctgccttctcgtggccgagcagatcccggcatgcttggcttctgtctcgccataagacaggctctgagacttggcgagcctttgcatgccttaggattttctttaaacgatttggattctgctgccttctcgtggccgagcagatcccggcatgcttggcttctgtctcgccataagacaggccctgagacttggcgagcctttgcatgccttaggattttctttaaacgatttggattctgctgccttctcgtggccgagcagatcctggcatgcttggcttctgtctcgtcataagacaggctctgagacttggcgagcctttgcatgccttaggattttctttaaacgatttggattctgctgccttctcgtggccgagtaGATcccggcatgcttggcttctgtctcgccataagacaggctctgagacttggcgagcctttgcatgccttaggattttttcGGTTTCAAGCGAATGAAATTCGTCGACGTTCCATTAATGGCAGGATTTGACTTACATGAAATTGTTcggacataaaacataaaaataaaagataaacagCATGAGCagaaattgctttaaaatgtgagcaagtcttactggaagtattttcggaggtgtgctgcgttccatgggcgtttcacTTCGTGGCCGTCCGCGCgaaccagcttgtaagctccgggccccgctatctgcttgactctatacggcccttcccaattcggtcccagcactccttgagtcgaatctttggtgctctgattcactcttctcAGTACCCAGTCTCCGACCCTAAATTACCGTATGTTCaccttctggttataataCCGAGCAACCCTCTGTTGGTAAGTGACTGATCGCTCGGCTGCTTGTTCCCTCCTCTCCATTagcagatcaagattcaaacatatctgctcgtcattcTCCTGTTCATTGAAATAATCTATCCGGTGTGTGGTCGTTCCTACCTCAGCCGGTATGACCGCTTCATGTCCGAAAGCCAAAGCGAACGGTGTCTCCCCAGTTgcggttttgtgggttgttctgtatgcccatagcaCACCTGACAGCTCGTCAACCCACGCACCCTTTTTTGCTCCGAGCCTGGTTTTCAGAAGCCTCTTGACtgtcttgttggctgcttctacttgtccattcgattgagggtgagcaggcgagcaatacttcagctctatcccgaggttctggcagaaatccctgaagctgtgattatcgaactgcctgccattatccATTACCAAGGCATATGGGATCCCGTATcgacagaccaggtttctccacacgaaatctgttgttttcttctctgtgatcctgctaagggcttctacctctatccacttcgtgaagtaatctatagcaactattgcatgtgttgctgctcctcgtccctttggcaatgggccgatcagatcaattccccattgagcgaatggccaaggggaggccatggaggtgagcttctctggtggttggttagagaaatttgcaaaactctggcagctTGCACAGCTCCTGGTCTTCCTTtgcgcatcctggtgcatcgtcggccagaaatatccctgccttagAACTTTGTGGGCCAGGGACCTCCCGCCAGAATGATTtccgcaaattccttcatgtacTTCCCTCAGCACGTAATCTGCGTCGTCATCGTCCAAACACCAAAGGAACGGTAATGTATATCCTCGCCGATACAGTACCCCATCGATCATCGTGTATCTCGAGGCCTGAGCTCTAATCTTCCGAGCTCGTAGCTTATCTGGTGGTAAGACCCCGTCTCTAAGGTATGAAACTATCGGGTCCCTCCACGAGCCTTTTTGTTCTATCCGCAACACCCCCAAATTTTGCTCGATACTCGGGCGAGACTTCACTTATAGGGGGACCGACTTTGGCATTTTCGGGTCGGCTACGGCTGCCATCCTAGCCAAAATGtctgctcgactattctgctccctggggatttgtatcacctccacTGCTTCGGACTTCCCCATCATTTGCCTGACTATCCTTAGGTACTGttccatcttctcctctcttagttggaatctttcactgacatgATTCACAACCAGCTGGGAATCAGTTCTGATCTTAACTCTGTCTGCTTTCACGGCCCTAGCCAATTCCAGAcctgctatcaaggcttcatattctgcctggttatttgtggctgcaaattccaactttacagcataagagatctcctcccCCTCTGGGCCTTCCAGGACAATCCCTGCTCCTGAACCCCGCTCTCCTGATGACCCATCCACAGATATCTGCCATACTTGAGTTTCGTCGTTGCCTATATCTGCATCTTGCTGATCCAAGCATACTTCGGGCTCCGCGAACTCAGTTACGAAATCGGCCATTGCCTGGGCCTTTATCGCCGCGCGGGGTTTATAGTCTATGTCGAATTCGCTCAGCTCTACAGTCCACTTGACGAGCCGACCAGAGGCATCTGGCTTGTGCAGAATTTGACGCAATGGCTGGTTGGTTATTACCGAGACCGGGAATGCTTGAAAGTACGGCCTCAACTTCcgagcagcaaccacaagggccagtgcccatttctccaacGTTGGGTATCTGATCTCAGCGTCGAGCAGggccttgctggtgtagtatatcggatactgaattccttcttcctctctcaccagAACGGAACTGGCGGCCCGATCAGATACCGCCAAATACAGATTCAACTTGTCCCCATCCCTCGGTGTGGACAGTAGCGGAGCTTGCTGCAAGTAATGCTTCAAGTTCCGGAAGGCTTCCTCGCATTTTGGGGTCCATTCcgttttctttcccctccttatcacttgaaagaatggctgacacttatctgtagccttggatatgaatctgctcaacgccgccaacctccccgtgaggctctgcatctccttcaggtttcgaggagacgtcatttgcacaatcgcctggatcttctcgggatttgcttcaatccccctatggctcaccatgaatcccaggaatttccctgactcgaccccaaaagcacacttctccgggttgagcttcatcttatacttcctcaaaagctCGAACGTCTCCTCGAGATGTCTGACATGTTCCTTCGGGATTTTGgacttggtgatcatgtcgtccacgtacacctccatggttttcccgatcaagggcttaaagactttattcaccagcctttgataggtggccccagcattcttgagaccgaatggcatcaccctgtaacagaacagaccttggttagtgatgaaagccgtgctctcctcatccggctcgtacatggggatctggttgtatcccgagaatgcgtccatgaagctaagcagaccatgtccagccgttgaatctactagctgatcgatctttggtaaagggaagctgtcttttgggcacgccttattgaggtctgtgaaatccacacacatcc encodes:
- the LOC102620755 gene encoding pleiotropic drug resistance protein 1-like isoform X5; amino-acid sequence: MGFKCPERKGVADFLQEVTSRKDQQQYWVYKEMPYRFVTAQEFSEAFQSFTVGQKLADELRTPFDKCKSHPAALTTKKYGVGKKELLKANISRELLLMKRNSFVYIFKLTQLSSMALVSMTLFFRTKMHKDSVSDGGIYVGATFFAVMMTMFNGMSDISMTIAKLPVFYKQRDLRFYAAWAYALPAWILKIPISFLEVAVWVFLTYYVIGFDPNIGRLFKQFLLLLLVNQMASALFRFIAAAGRNMIVAMSFGSFVLLVLFAFGGFVLSRDDIKKWWVWGYWCSPMMYAQNAIVANEFFGHSWRKFTSNSNETLGVQVLKSRGFFPHAYWYWLGLGATIGFVLLFNIGFTLSLTFLNQFEKPRAVISDESESNDLGNRIGGTAQLSTHGSNSSHKTCSESEDITVKDSFSQLLSQREVTVGAIQPKKRGMVLPFEPHSLTFDEVTYSVDMPKEMKLQGILEDKLMLLNGVSGAFRPGVLTALMGVSGAGKTTLMDVLAGRKTGGYITGNITISGYPKKQETFTRISGYCEQNDIHSPFVTVYESLLYSAWLRLPPEVDSETQKMFIEEIMELVELNPLRQSLVGLPGESGLSTEQRKRLTIAVELVANPSIIFMDEPTSGLDARAAAIVMRTVRNTVDTGRTVVCTIHQPSIDIFESFDELFLMKRGGQEIYVGPLGRHSCHLIRYFEGIPGVEIIKDGYNPATWMLEVTAKSQELTLEIDFTDIYKGSELYRRNKALIEELSRPAPGSKDLYFPTHYTQSFFMQCVACLWKQHWSYWRNPPYTAVRFLFTTVIALTFGTMFWDMGTKMKRNQDLFNAMGSMYTAVFFLGAQYCSSVQPVVAVERAVFCREKGAGMYSAMPYAFAQVMIEIPYIFVLSAVYGIIVYAMIGFEWIAAKFFWYLFFMFFSLLYFTFYGMMTVAMTPNHHIAAIVSILFYGLWNVFSGFVIPRTRIPLWWRWYYWANPVAWTMYGLVASQFGDVEDKMESGETVKQFVRSYFDFKHDFLGVVAVVVAAFAVLFGVLFAVGIKRFNFQNR